The proteins below come from a single Malus sylvestris chromosome 3, drMalSylv7.2, whole genome shotgun sequence genomic window:
- the LOC126617495 gene encoding uncharacterized protein LOC126617495, producing MEKLESEVKESELRQKTLRQAYDCVQAQAKSLTFFSVQWKDLEDHLESTRRSVEARFRELEHREGEVRGREEDLDARESNFRWEMEAKSNELLVLQKLIEARKDQLLSLQSLIQDHSEEVSVQERRLTEVEGFVREKEGEFDFIERRIGERTRKLSWVEAKVKQAEAKEREAAEGFKELLDKCNEGIELKERELREVLRSIEERKAAFDSRGEELESARRSIEECERELKAKEEELKSREGMIREMDLKESDLSLLENALEEWSCDLQLREKELEKSKQEGEKYLDKVSRGLQEKEIQLQRKESLLQRKESQLQQQARELALKQQDLIKKIIEEHNETLKSKEGQIEDQAKEIELKQKEIDSIKKSAEEQTQNLQPKERQLEDKAKEIELKQTVLDSIKKSNEERAQCLRSIQRHLDHRSKELALQHKGLESIKKSTEERTENLESKERQLGDKAKELELKQKEIDSMKKSAEEQAETLKSKERQLEEQATELALKQKELDSIKKAIEDRNQTLNSKERELDHQGKELEVKQKELNSIKELEPVIDSNAAVHSSASNESSVDWDGRGQKRSTTTFDSGFQPPQQRERKYPRTSEPAVPPKSVPTYNTGYRPPSESAVTHYQVRNYTPVGYRQPGLPPPWHYENGHLGQFGMTNFGPNTHYRPPYFPGPPPTPPPPPPPPVSHPRYVGPF from the coding sequence ATGGAGAAGCTAGAATCCGAAGTGAAAGAATCGGAGTTGAGGCAGAAGACTCTGCGCCAGGCGTACGACTGCGTGCAGGCCCAAGCCAAGTCCCTCACGTTCTTTTCCGTGCAGTGGAAGGACCTCGAGGACCACTTGGAGTCCACGCGCCGCTCCGTCGAGGCCCGGTTCCGGGAACTCGAGCACCGTGAGGGGGAAGTCCGAGGCCGCGAGGAGGATTTGGATGCCAGAGAGTCGAATTTCCGCTGGGAGATGGAGGCGAAATCCAACGAATTGCTAGTGCTTCAGAAGTTGATCGAAGCGAGGAAGGACCAGTTGCTGTCGCTCCAGTCGTTGATTCAAGATCACAGCGAAGAGGTTTCTGTTCAGGAGCGGCGGTTGACGGAGGTGGAGGGTTTCGTGAGGGAGAAGGAGGGGGAGTTTGATTTCATCGAGAGGCGCATTGGAGAGAGGACGAGAAAATTGAGTTGGGTGGAGGCGAAGGTGAAGCAGGCGGAGGCTAAGGAGCGGGAAGCGGCGGAGGGGTTTAAAGAACTGCTGGACAAGTGCAATGAGGGCATTGAGTTGAAAGAGAGGGAGTTGAGAGAGGTTCTGAGATCGATCGAGGAGCGAAAGGCGGCGTTTGATTCGAGAGGGGAGGAGCTGGAATCGGCGCGAAGGTCGATTGAGGAATGTGAGAGGGAGCTGAAGGCGAAAGAGGAGGAACTCAAATCGAGGGAAGGAATGATTAGGGAAATGGATTTGAAAGAGAGTGATTTGAGTTTGCTTGAGAATGCACTGGAGGAGTGGAGTTGTGACCTTCAATTGAGAGAGAAGGAGCTCGAAAAATCGAAGCAAGAAGGCGAAAAGTATTTGGATAAAGTCTCCAGGGGACTTCAAGAGAAAGAGATCCAACTGCAAAGGAAGGAGAGCTTACTGCAGCGGAAAGAGAGCCAACTTCAGCAGCAGGCCAGAGAGCTCGCATTGAAGCAGCAGGACTTGATCAAGAAAATCATAGAAGAACACAATGAAACTCTGAAGTCGAAAGAGGGGCAAATCGAAGATCAGGCGAAAGAGATCGAGTTGAAGCAGAAAGAGATTGATTCGATAAAAAAATCCGCTGAAGAACAAACCCAAAACCTGCAACCGAAAGAGAGGCAACTTGAAGACAAGGCCAAGGAGATTGAGTTGAAGCAGACGGTATTGGATTCGATCAAAAAATCCAACGAAGAACGCGCCCAATGCCTAAGATCGATACAGAGGCACCTTGATCACCGCTCGAAAGAGCTGGCATTGCAGCATAAGGGATTGGAATCGATAAAAAAATCCACCGAAGAACGGACCGAAAACCTGGAATCGAAAGAGAGGCAACTCGGAGACAAGGCCAAAGAGCTTGAATTGAAGCAGAAGGAAATTGATTCAATGAAAAAATCCGCGGAAGAACAAGCCGAAACCCTGAAATCAAAAGAGAGGCAGCTCGAAGAGCAGGCGACAGAGCTTGCACTGAAGCAGAAAGAATTGGATTCGATCAAAAAGGCGATTGAAGATCGCAATCAAACCTTGAATTCGAAAGAAAGGGAACTCGATCACCAGGGGAAAGAGCTTGAAGTGAAGCAGAAAGAATTGAACTCGATCAAAGAATTGGAACCTGTCATTGACAGCAATGCAGCTGTTCATTCTTCCGCAAGTAATGAATCCAGCGTCGATTGGGATGGTAGAGGTCAGAAACGCAGCACCACCACGTTTGACTCCGGGTTCCAGCCGCCGCAACAGCGCGAAAGAAAGTATCCTCGGACATCGGAACCAGCTGTTCCACCCAAGTCAGTGCCAACTTACAACACAGGCTATCGTCCGCCATCTGAATCAGCCGTGACACACTATCAAGTCCGAAATTACACCCCAGTAGGCTACCGGCAGCCAGGTCTGCCGCCACCTTGGCATTACGAAAATGGGCACCTTGGGCAGTTTGGTATGACTAATTTTGGTCCAAATACGCATTACCGGCCGCCATACTTTCCCGGCCCTCCTCctactcctcctcctcctcctcctccccctgTAAGCCATCCTAGATATGTTGGTCCTTTTTAA
- the LOC126617494 gene encoding uncharacterized protein LOC126617494, translating into MENVESDLKESELKQSTLRKAYDCLHAHATSLAVFSVQWKDLEDQFESTRLSIEARLRELKHREEEVRAKTEQLEIQESKVSSEMESKSNSLQVLQKLVDEKKNHLLSLQSLIREHSNAVIVQEKRLVEVEGFVREKEREGDLIKRRVEQRTKKLNSVERSVEDMALKERELRKVLGSMEARKAEFDLREEALKSEKMAIQECDKELKVKAEKLCMEEQDICLRRKSMVEWSCKLELKEKQVKESKEEGEKHLDTLSRGLQAKENKLRYQDREIELKRRELISIKRSTEEHTQNLKLEERRLENQAKELELKQKELDSIKKSTEERTQYLKSKERRLEDQAKEFELKQNKFYSIRKSTEEYNQKLKSKERQLLEGQIKELELKQKEFDWIRKENTENLKSKERQLEEQSKELKLKQQKIETIEKSIEEQALNLKLKERQLEEQANELGLKQKEFDSITKSTEEHLENLNSKENTGVLHCQVKIEQLEHLSVNNAIVPSSASNQWSIDRDVRGLQLNDHLKRYDLVGSDISAILHASSDPAQFVLDALQGFYPSKSNVDNCESGCDLIVIRRSCIHLLENLKSISPHISPQVREEAIKLAGEWKARAAKGAENCLEVLGFMRLVTAYEITSSYDTKELHSLIPDLIQRLIEKKLFIEAVRWICMFELTDKFPPVPLLEAFVENTKRFCRKVGKRKKSLDEKDKVINDQIADLRAVIECIKDCDLEAMYPSRCIESRIASLENLKENRRRVALSKVDEDTKNLKSKESQIEDKARDLKSKQKEFNLMKKSLEEQAQKLKSKERQLEFQAKELELKRKEFDSNKKSTEEHIKNLQSKENYSIPHSQVKMQKLDCIPANNVVVPSFASNQPSINWDGRGQKRSTPTYDPGFQPQQQRENKYPRTSESAVPPYPVQNFNPGFPQPRPPSSWQHHGQFGMATDNREIGAYSGAGFGAIPTPGVHYSQPYRATPADYVLPFFCPPNFFSNTDFSRLQA; encoded by the coding sequence ATGGAGAACGTAGAGTCCGATTTGAAAGAATCAGAGTTGAAGCAGTCGACTCTGCGCAAGGCGTACGACTGCCTTCACGCCCATGCAACCTCCCTCGCTGTGTTTTCCGTACAGTGGAAGGACCTCGAAGACCAATTCGAGTCCACGCGTCTCTCCATCGAGGCCCGACTCCGGGAACTCAAGCACCGCGAGGAGGAAGTCCGAGCCAAAACCGAGCAGTTGGAAATCCAAGAGTCGAAGGTCAGCTCGGAGATGGAGTCGAAATCCAACAGTTTGCAGGTACTTCAGAAATTGGTCGACGAAAAAAAGAACCACTTGCTTTCGCTTCAGTCCTTGATTCGAGAACACAGCAATGCGGTGATTGTTCAAGAGAAGAGATTGGTGGAAGTTGAGGGTTTTGTgagggagaaggagagggaaGGCGATTTGATCAAGAGGCGAGTCGAACAAAGGACGAAAAAATTGAATTCGGTTGAGAGAAGTGTGGAGGACATGGCGTTAAAAGAGAGGGAATTGAGAAAGGTTCTAGGGTCGATGGAGGCCCGTAAGGCGGAGTTCGATTTGAGAGAAGAGGCATTGAAATCGGAGAAAATGGCGATTCAAGAATGTGACAAGGAGTTGAAGGTGAAAGCGGAGAAACTTTGTATGGAGGAACAAGATATCTGCTTGCGCAGGAAGTCAATGGTGGAGTGGTCATGTaagcttgaattgaaagaaaaacaggtcaaagaatcgaaagaagaaggagaaaagcaTTTGGATACACTCTCTCGGGGACTTCAAGCGAAAGAGAACAAACTTCGATACCAGGACAGAGAGATTGAATTGAAGCGAAGAGAATTGATTTCGATCAAAAGATCAACTGAAGAACATACCCaaaacctgaaattggaggAGAGGCGACTTGAAAACCAGGCCAAAGAGCTTGAATTGAAGCAGAAGGAATTGGATTCGATCAAAAAATCCACTGAAGAGCGCACTCAATACCTGAAATCGAAAGAGAGGCGACTTGAAGATCAGGCCAAAGAGTTTGAGttgaagcaaaacaaattttattCGATCAGAAAATCCACCGAAGAATATAACCAGAAACTGAAATCGAAAGAGAGGCAACTTCTTGAAGGCCAGATCAAAGAGCTTGAATTGAAGCAGAAAGAATTTGATTGgattagaaaagaaaacacTGAAAATCTGAAATCGAAAGAGAGACAACTTGAAGAGCAGTCCAAAGAGCTTAAATTGAAGCAGCAAAAAATTGAGACGATCGAAAAATCCATTGAAGAACAGGCCCTAAATCTGAAATTGAAAGAGAGGCAACTTGAAGAGCAGGCCAACGAGCTTGGATTGAAGCAGAAAGAATTTGATTCGATCACAAAATCCACCGAAGAACACCTGGAAAACCTGAACTCGAAAGAGAACACTGGCGTTCTTCATTGTCAAGTGAAGATTGAACAATTGGAACATCTCTCTGTCAACAATGCCATTGTTCCTTCTTCTGCAAGTAATCAATGGAGCATCGATAGGGATGTTAGAGGATTGCAGTTGAATGATCATTTGAAGAGATACGATTTAGTGGGTAGTGACATCTCAGCCATTCTTCATGCGTCATCGGACCCAGCACAATTTGTTTTGGATGCATTGCAAGGGTTTTACCCTTCAAAATCGAATGTGGACAACTGCGAGTCTGGTTGTGATTTGATTGTGATTAGGAGGAGTTGTATTCATTTGTTAGAGAATTTGAAGAGCATCTCACCACATATTAGCCCTCAGGTGAGAGAAGAAGCAATTAAGTTGGCTGGTGAGTGGAAGGCGAGAGCGGCAAAGGGGGCAGAGAATTGCTTGGAGGTTTTGGGTTTTATGAGGCTCGTTACTGCATACGAAATCACCTCTTCTTATGATACAAAGGAGCTTCATAGTCTTATCCCTGATTTGATTCAAAGGCTTATCGAAAAGAAGCTATTCATTGAAGCTGTTAGATGGATTTGTATGTTCGAGTTAACTGACAAGTTCCCCCCAGTACCGCTATTGGAAGCATTTGTGGAGAATACGAAGAGGTTTTGCAGGAAAGTTGGCAAGAGAAAGAAATCACTCGACGAAAAGGATAAGGTTATCAATGACCAGATAGCTGATCTTAGAGCAGTGATTGAATGCATCAAAGATTGCGACCTAGAGGCCATGTACCCTTCCAGGTGTATCGAATCGCGAATAGCTTCACTGGAAAATCTAAAAGAGAATCGGAGACGTGTAGCACTATCCAAGGTTGACGAAGACACCAAAAATCTGAAATCGAAAGAAAGCCAGATTGAAGACAAGGCCAGAGATCTTAAATCGAAGCAGAAAGAATTTAATTTGATGAAAAAATCGCTTGAAGAACAAGCtcaaaagctgaaatcaaaagAGAGGCAACTTGAATTTCAAGCCAAAGAGCTTGAATTGAAGCGGAAAGAGTTTGATTCGAACAAAAAATCTACTGAGGAACACATCAAAAACCTGCAATCAAAGGAGAATTACAGTATTCCTCATTCTCAAGTGAAGATGCAGAAATTAGATTGTATCCCTGCCAACAATGTCGTTGTTCCTTCTTTTGCAAGTAATCAACCCAGCATCAATTGGGATGGTAGAGGACAGAAACGAAGTACCCCTACTTATGACCCGGGGTTTCAACCGCAACAACAGCGCGAAAATAAGTATCCTCGGACATCCGAATCAGCTGTTCCACCCTATCCAGTACAAAATTTTAACCCAGGCTTTCCGCAGCCAAGGCCGCCGTCATCTTGGCAGCACCATGGGCAGTTTGGTATGGCTACCGACAACCGTGAAATTGGTGCTTATTCCGGTGCCGGTTTTGGTGCCATACCGACTCCCGGAGTACATTACTCGCAGCCATACCGGGCCACCCCTGCAGATTATGTATTACCATTCTTTTGTCCCCCCAATTTTTTTAGTAACACAGACTTTAGTAGGTTGCAAGCCTGA